From the genome of Loxodonta africana isolate mLoxAfr1 chromosome 4, mLoxAfr1.hap2, whole genome shotgun sequence:
CTCCCCTGTAAAAAGAGGATAATGAGTAGTCGTCTTAAGACACTTGCAATAGTGCCTGATACATGACAAGCAGTCAATAAATGCTGGTTGTTTTATTATGACGATGAAGCAGTTAAGGCCTAAAAGGAGTGACAATTTTTGTAACTGATCTTTGAGGTTGTGCCAAATATCACATAGCTTTACTTTGTTATAGTCAGGTGAATTCTTGTCTGTTTTTAAGGAAGTCCCAACTGATCCCGTCAGAGTGCTCAGCTGGCTCAGAAGAGACCTGGAAAAAAGTACAGCAGAGTTCCAAGATGCTGAGTTCAAGCCTGGAGAGTCATCATTTGGTAGGGAAATTGCCAACTCAGGAGACCCACGCAAGAGTTTCTGTGTAGACTATTacaacaccaccaccaagggCCATCCAGGGAGAATGCATTTTGAAATGACTCATAAAGAGACCCCTCCCCAGGGCTCCACTGGTAATGACCGTTCAGTAGATGAAGTTTCCTTCTATGCTAACCGCCTCACAAATCTAGTCATAGCCATGGCCCGCAAGGAGATCAATGAGAAGATCGATGGCTCTGAAAACAAATGTGTTCATCAATCATTGTACATGGGTAATGAACCCAAACCCAATAAAAGCCTAAGTAAGGTGGCATCAGACCTGGTAAATGAGACTGTCACTGCATGTTCAAATAATTCTGTTTCAGACAAGGCCCCTGGCTCTGGAGACAAAGCTTTAGAATCATCACGGAGTCCCCCAAATGTGAAATATAAGAGCACTTTGAAGATCAAGGAGAGCACCAAGGAAAGCAAGAATCCAGATGACAAGCCTGCTTCTAGAAAGTCTTTCTTCTATAAGGAAGTGTTTGAATCTCGTAATGCAGGTGATGCCAAAGAGAGTGGAAGGTCTTTACCTGGGGAGAGAAAGATGTTCAGAGGGgtagaaaggcctgatgattttaCAGCTTCTGTTAGTCAAGGGATCATGACCTATGCTAACAGTGTGGTGTCTGATATGATGGTCTCCATCATGAAGACACTGAGGATCCAGGTGAAGGACACAACCATTGCCACCATCCTGCTGAAGAAGGTACTGATCAGACATGCAAAAGAGGTGGTCTCAGATCTCATTGACTCCTTCATGAGGAACCTCCACAATGTTACAGGGACCCTCATGACTGATACAGACTTTGTCTCAGCTGTAAAAAGAAGTCTCTTCTCTCATGGAAGCCAGAAGGCCACAGATATCATGGATGCCATGATGGGCAAGCTATACACTGTGATGTTTGCCAAGAAAGTGCCCGAAAATGTCAGGAAATCCAAGGACAAGGCTGAGAGTTATTCCCTTGTCTCCATGAAAGGAATGGGTGACCCTAAACACCGAAATGTAAACTTTGCAACAATGAAATCTGAAGCTAAATTCAGGGAAAAAATGTACTGCCCTTCACCCAAACCAGAGAAGTCTTGTGTTGAAACACTGGGTGAACACATTATCAAACAGGGACTGACCTTGTGGCATAAAAATCAACAGAAAGACTGTAAATCTCCAGGTTTCCAACGTGCAACATTTGAAGCTCCCAACAAACAGTATCAGCCTCCACCAGACATTCCTGCTGAATATACTCAGGAGACTTACAACAGTCCCCCCATGCATCACCCAGAGAAATTTGAGAACTTTATGTATGATTCAGATTCTTGGGCCAAGGACCTGATCGTGTCTGCCCTACTTCTGATCCAATACCATCTGGCCCAGGGAGGAAGAATGGATGCACAGAGCTTCCTCGAAGCTGCTACCAACACCAACTTGCCTGCCACCAAGTCCCCTGCGGCTTTTGATGAGTCTGCCCTGAAGACTCCTCATTTTGTGAGAGGTGACCAAGAAGCAGCAGAAAAGAAAGATTTAATGAGTGTGTTCTTCAACTTTATCCGGAATTTACTTAGTGAAACCATTTTCAAGAGTGACCATAGCTCTGAACCCAAAGAGCCAGAACATCCAGCCAAGGAAGATATCAACCAGTGTGAAAGACCTATAACCCCTTCTCCCACCAAAGTATGTGATGGTGAGGAGGCTGGAGGTGCCTTTGCTGGGCTGACCAAGATGGTTACCAACCAGCTGGATGGCAACATGAATGGGCAGATGGTAGAGCAGTTAATGGATTCAGTGATGAAGTTGTGTCTCATTATTGCCAAGTCCTGTGATTCTCCCTTGGCAGAGCTGGGAGACGATAAGTCTGGGGATGCAAGCAGACCAACTTCAGCCTTCCCAGACAATTTATATGAGTGTCTACCTGTCAAAGGCACAGGGACGGCAGAGGCTCTCCTGCAGAATGCTTATCAAGCTATCCATAAGGAACTGAGAGGTATATCAGGACACCCCCCTGAAGGTTGTGCGGCCCCAAAAGTGGTTGTCAGCAATCAGAACCTAACTGATACTGTTCAGAACAAGCAACTCCAAGCCGTCCTTCAATGGGTAGCAGCCTCTGAACTTAACGTCCCTATTTTGTACTTCGCTGGTGATGATGAAGGCATCCAGGAGAAGGTAAGGGAGAAAAGTCAGAGAAATTTGGAAAGCTTTATTAAAGGTTAATTAGGGTTTTAGGTTCTGTTACCTTTATGAATGAAAAGAGAGACCCAGGAAAAGTAGAATGGGGACAGTAAGAATTTGAGGGTCATGCCTCTTGGCAGAGATAATACAGCCAAATTAGATTTGCTCAGTAAGAGGTATATCAAAGGGGAAAAAGAGGCATAGATTTAATTTTTCTCTGTTGTTTGCATTCATTGGTGAGAACACACAAATGAGGAAGCTCTGAAAGTCTTGGTGAAAGGATTAGATCAGAGCCTGGGCAACAGGCTGAGTTTTGACTAGGACAACATGGCCCAAAATGAGACAGTGCTGCTGGGAAGCATCCTGGGATATGTTGGGAGGAGAAGTGCAGGGCATAGGGTCTAGATTTATGATCTTTTCAAATCTGTCATTACTGTCTCAGTTAGTTGTCTAGGAAGTGTTGGGGATTTGAAGGGATTTAATAAATAATACCCCTCTTcccccaccttggaaaccctggtggcatagtggttaagtgctacagctgctaaccaaagggtcggcagtttgaatccaccaggcgctccttggaaactctatggggcagttttactctgtcctatagggtcactatgagtcagaatcgactcaacggcactgggtttggtttttttggttttcccctGCCTCAAGTTCTGATTCTATCAAGAAGTAAGGTAGATGGAAAATCAATCTGTCACTGTTATTACTGATAAAGGTAAATATGCCTTCTAATTTCTCTCTGCTTAGACCTTGGAACCCCTCATTGAAGGGCAAGTTTGAGTTTGGAGGGCATGTACACTTCTCAAGTTGCTGCCTCACACTCTagtgcaaaaccaaaaaccaaacccgtttggtttagctgtaatctttatggaagagcactggtgggacagtggttatgcatgtggctgctaactgaaaggtcaatggttcaaacccaccagctgctctgcaggagaaagatgtggcaatcagcttctgtgaagattacagccttggaaaccttatggaatagttctactctgtcccgtagggtctctttacaaaagcagattgttcaacctttctcttgcagagtggctgatgagttctgcacttttgcttagcagctgagcgtttaaccactctgccaccaaggctccctataCCATAGTGcagggaagttaaaaaaaaaagagagagagagaccatcGCTATCTtcataaagcacacacacacacacacacacacacgccaacTTAGGGCTTTTTTATTATCTTCTTTTAgttcggagtccctgggtggtgcaaacagttaacacacttggctgctaaccaaaagtttggaggtccaagtccacccagaggtaccttaaaagaaaggcctggtgatctacttccaaaaatcagccattggaaactctgggtcacagttctactctgacacacatagggtcaccacgagtcagtaTTAACTCACAGCAACTGTTTTTCTCTATTGAGAAAAGTGGAACAATGGCTGTTACCAGTTAAGTAGTACTGGTAGGCTCAAAATGCTGGGATTACTTAGAAAAATCCATCATCATATAAACCAGAGGATGAAGGAAGAGGGTTTCTCTGTTTAATAAGCAGTATTAGTAACCCTTGTAACTTGCCTATCCTCTGGTAGCTGGGAAGACGCAGGATTTTATAGCATCCAGATGAGATTACAACAAATCTGTGATCTATAGTCCTGCTACTCAAAGTGCTGTCTGCGGACTAACAGGATTGGTATAACTTGGAGATTCTAGAAATGCAAAACTTCAGGCTCCACTCCAGACTGACTAAATCAGAATCTTCATTTTACtgagatctccaggtgattcccccaacgtatctgtcagtttgtcatactgtgggggcctgcgtgttgctgtgatgctggaagctacaccaccagtattcagataccagcagggtcacccatggaggacaggtttcagctgagcttccagactaaaacagactaggaagaagggccaggcagtctatttctgaaaagtattagcaaatgaataccagtggaatattgtgtgatatagtgctagaaaatgagccccccaggttagaaggaactcaaaagatgactggggaagagctgcctcctcaaagtagagtcgaccttaatgacgtggatggaataaagcttacGAGACCTTCagctgctgatgtggcatgactcaaaatgagaagaaacagctgtaaacatccattagtaatcagaatctggaatgtatgaagtatgaatctaggaaaattggaaattgtcaaaaatgaaatggaacccataaacatcgatatcctaggcattagtgaactgaaatggactggtattggccattttgaatcggacaatcatatagtcgactacgctgggaatgacagctcagaggaatggtgttacattcatcgtcaaaagaacatttcgagatctatcctaaagtgcaatgctgtcagtgagagggtaatatccatacgcctacaaggaagaccagttaatacgactattattcaaatatacgcaccaaccactagggtcaaagatgaagaaacagaagatttttatcagctgctgcagtctgaaattgatcaaacatgcaatcaagatgcattgataattactggtgattggaatgagaaagttggaaacaaaaaagaaggatcagtagttggaaaatatggccttggtgatagaaacaatgctggagatcgaatgatagatttttgcaagaccaacgacttcttcactgcaaataccttctttcaccaacataaacagcgactatacacatagaccttgccagatggaacacacagaaatcaaaatgactacatctatagaaagagatgatggaaaagctcaatatcatcagtcagaacaaggccaggggccgactgtggaacagaccatcaattgctcatatgcaagttcaagctgaaactgaagaaaatcagagcaagttcacgagagccaaaatatgaccttgagtatatcccacttgaatttagagaccatctgaagaatagatttgacacattgaacactggtgaccgaagaccggacgagttgtggaatgacatcaagaacatcatacacaagaaagcaagaggtcattgaaaagaaaggaaagaaagaaaagaccaagatggatgtcggaggagactctgaaacttgctctcgaacatcgagcagctaaagcaaaagaaagaactgatgaagtaaaagaactgaacagaagatttcaaagggcctctcgagaagacaaagtgaagtattataatgacatgtgcaaagagctggaaatggaaagccaacagggaagaacacgtttcgtgtttcttaagctgaaagaactgaagaaaaaattcaagcctttagttgcaatagtggattctatggggaaaatattaaatgacacaggaagcatcaaaagaagatgaaaggaatacacagagtcattaaaccaaaaataattcatggatcttcaaccatttcaagaggcggtatatgaccaggaaccgatggtactgaaggaaaaagtccaagctgctctgaaggcattggtgaaaaacaaggctccaggaactgacggaatatcaattgagatgtttcaacaaacagatgcagtgctggaggtgctcacttgtctatgccaagaaatatggaagacagcttcctggccaactgactggaagagatccatatttatggttgttcccaagaaaggtgatccaaccaaatgtggaaattatagaacaatatcgttaatattgcacacaagcaaaattctgttaaagatcactcaaaaacggctgcggcagtatatcgacagggaactgccagaaattcaggctgatttcagaaaagaacgtggaaccagggatatcattgctgatatcagatggatcctggctgaaagcagagaataccagaaggatgtttacctgtgttttattgactatgcaaaggcattcgactgtgtcgatcgtaacaaattatgggtaacattgtgaagaatgggaatttcagaacacttaattgtgctcatgaggaacctttacatagatcgagaggcagttgttcagacagaacaaggagatactgattggtttaaagtcaggaaaggtgtgggtcagggttgtattcttttaccatacctattcagtctgtatgctgagcaaataatacaagaagctggactataggaagaagaacagggcatcaggattggaggaagactgattgacaacctgtgttatgcagatgacacaaccttgcttgctgaaagtgaagaggacttgaagcacttactaatgaagatctaagaccacagccttcagtatggattgcatctcaacataaagaaaacaaaaatcctcacaactgggccaaggagcaacatcatgataaacggagaaaagactgaagttgtcaaggatttcattttacttggatccacaatcaacagccatggaagcagcagtccagaaatcaaaagacgcattgcattgggtaaatctgctgcaaaggacctctttaaagtgtcgaagagcaaagatgtcaccttgaacactaaggtgtgcctgacccagactgtggtattttcattcccgtcatacgcatgtgaaagctggacaatgaataaggagaagaagaattgatgactttgaattgtgatgttgatgaagaatataccatggactgccggaaggaggaataaatctgtctaggaagaagtacaaccagaacgctccttagaagcaaggatggcgagactgtgtcttacgtactttggacatgttgtcaggagggatcagtcctggagaaggacatcatgcttggcagagtatagggtcagcagaaaagaggaaggccctcaacgaggtggattgacagtggctgcaacagtgggctcaagcataacaacaattgtaaggatgacacaggaccgggcagtttttcgttctgttgtgcatagggtcgctatgagtcggaaccaactcgacggcacctgagaacaacaacaacaaccaggtgATTCATGTGCGCATTCAGATTTGGGGTAGAGGACAAAACATGAAATTCAAGTCCCAGCTATATCCCTAAGGATTCTTTGAAAGCTCTCTCTCCTTACAGTTTTTCTGATCTATAAAACAAACTACTATTTTGGAACATAGCcattagcagaaaaaaaaaaaaaaaattagcagaggGGCTATATATTCCGCCAAAAACTTTAGACTgatgaaaaaaatctaaaaataggCCTTCATGTGTATACAGTATGTGGAAAAGGTTTTTGGTCTGTGACCATATTTTAAGTCAAACTACTCATACATAACAGACAGTatattttggttttgggttattttGCATTTGAATGTCTGCAGTGTATTTATCTAAAATGGGGACAAAAGGCTTGCAGTCCCCTTCCGtataaacatgcacacacacatacactctaaagataaaaacaattatctattttatttaaaaaaaaaagtggaaaaagaaacagCAGCACATTCAAGTGTCAACtacttaaaattaaatataatagCGTGTTTTTAAGAACAATTAGATGAGGTTTACACCAAAGAAGCTACCTAAGAAGGATTTGAGACTTGTTTTGACAGGAGATTTAATTAACGCAGACATATATTATGCTGATGTGGTGACTAAACACAGTGACATTGGGATGCCTGTGAGCCCAATtcatttaaatcatttttttaaattggtaatATGTGCACCTGgttcaaaattcaaaggcatgaaaGCATATGCAGTGAAAATTAGGGGCTTATACGTATCCCATATCTCAGTGCCCTCCCTGGAGAAAACCATTTGATTAATTTTTTGCATCTTCCCAAAACTATCTCTGCATGTGCAAGGAAATACTCACGTATGtatatctttttaaagtgttagcaCGATACGCATCCTGCTCTGCAGTATATAGAGCTGCCACattctttttaatggctgtatATTACTTTACAGGCAAACAAACTTCCCTGCACTACAGTGTAAgtgttttatggaaaccctggcggtgtagtcgttaagggctacggctgctaaccaagaggttggcggtttgaatccgccaggtgctccttggaaactatatgaggcggttctactctgtcctattgggtcgctatgtgtcagaattgacttgatggcagtggattttattTAGATACTCTCCTATTTATGGACATCTCAGGTTTCAGTATATCACCGCTATAAGCAATACTGCAATGAATATCCATGAAGAGACATCATTTTTCACAGATTCAAACATATCTATAGGTGCTAAACACCTAGAAAAGGAATGCAAGACCACAGAGAAGGCACGCTTGTCTATGTGATATATGTTCCTAAATTTCCTGCCATAGAACTTGTACCAATTTACACACTTAGTAAAACAATGCAttgctgttgtcattagctgctatagagccagctctgactcatggcaaccccacgtagaacagaacaaaacattggctGTGTCTCTACGTCCTGCGCTCTCAGTCCATTCTTGTGTATATTTTGCGCGCCTTGCAGtctagggggctcaccttccagcactataccggacgatattctgttatgatccataggtttttttttaataatttttattgtgctttaagtgaaagtttacaaatcaagtcagtctctcacacaaaaacccatatacaccttgctacacactcccaattactctccgcctagtgagtcagcccactctctccctccacactctcttttcatgtccgtttcaccagcttttaaccc
Proteins encoded in this window:
- the AKAP3 gene encoding A-kinase anchor protein 3; this encodes MSDRVDWLQSQNGVCKVDIFSPEDGQSQDWRMEVPTDPVRVLSWLRRDLEKSTAEFQDAEFKPGESSFGREIANSGDPRKSFCVDYYNTTTKGHPGRMHFEMTHKETPPQGSTGNDRSVDEVSFYANRLTNLVIAMARKEINEKIDGSENKCVHQSLYMGNEPKPNKSLSKVASDLVNETVTACSNNSVSDKAPGSGDKALESSRSPPNVKYKSTLKIKESTKESKNPDDKPASRKSFFYKEVFESRNAGDAKESGRSLPGERKMFRGVERPDDFTASVSQGIMTYANSVVSDMMVSIMKTLRIQVKDTTIATILLKKVLIRHAKEVVSDLIDSFMRNLHNVTGTLMTDTDFVSAVKRSLFSHGSQKATDIMDAMMGKLYTVMFAKKVPENVRKSKDKAESYSLVSMKGMGDPKHRNVNFATMKSEAKFREKMYCPSPKPEKSCVETLGEHIIKQGLTLWHKNQQKDCKSPGFQRATFEAPNKQYQPPPDIPAEYTQETYNSPPMHHPEKFENFMYDSDSWAKDLIVSALLLIQYHLAQGGRMDAQSFLEAATNTNLPATKSPAAFDESALKTPHFVRGDQEAAEKKDLMSVFFNFIRNLLSETIFKSDHSSEPKEPEHPAKEDINQCERPITPSPTKVCDGEEAGGAFAGLTKMVTNQLDGNMNGQMVEQLMDSVMKLCLIIAKSCDSPLAELGDDKSGDASRPTSAFPDNLYECLPVKGTGTAEALLQNAYQAIHKELRGISGHPPEGCAAPKVVVSNQNLTDTVQNKQLQAVLQWVAASELNVPILYFAGDDEGIQEKLLQLSATAVDKGRSVGEVLQSVLRYEKERQLDEAVGNVTRLQLLDWLMVNL